The proteins below are encoded in one region of Castor canadensis chromosome 6, mCasCan1.hap1v2, whole genome shotgun sequence:
- the Glrx gene encoding glutaredoxin-1, which yields MAQEFVNAKIQPGKVVVFIKPSCPYCRKTQEILSQLPFKQGLLEFVDITATSHTSEIQDYLKQLTGARTVPRVFIGKDCIGGCTDLEVMQQNGELLVRLKQIGALQ from the exons ATGGCTCAAGAGTTTGTGAACGCCAAAATCCAGCCTGGGAAGGTGGTTGTGTTCATTAAGCCCAGCTGCCCCTACTGCAGAAAGACCCAAGAGATCCTCAGTCAACTGCCCTTCAAACAAGGGCTTCTGGAATTTGTTGATATCACAGCCACCAGCCACACAAGCGAGATTCAAGATTACTTGAAGCAGCTGACAGGCGCCAGGACG GTTCCTCGGGTCTTTATTGGTAAAGATTGTATAGGCGGGTGCACTGATCTGGAGGTTATGCAACAGAATGGGGAACTGTTGGTGAGGCTGAAGCAAATTGGAGCTCTGCAGTAA